In Streptomyces capitiformicae, one genomic interval encodes:
- a CDS encoding Hsp70 family protein, with the protein MGLHAHFVSSGASCVADSYGNGFTLLGPLSALELPALRLLPTPGGDVLVRGVEVIAPPGLPAGQLAALRELWRGVEGRVITEPTVVAASGPAALTRLPGDTDLALLLIVHHHGTDTAAGQVMSTTEVTTTLHLDRASAPVPGPPGPAAGNGAWYDPNQWTPARPTAVTQTAATQTAGTHAGAQVSGDGTPFQRVPDDVQRHRGFAAIDFGTTNSTVTIHDMRQLDVRAMSRHQEARLRRELVALLSEPSVPGAERGQWRELLGDVARQLLPERGGDHGEPGRALADALEGGYGGDGWLHALYTALELRLAARSDRLRGAVAPLLHACFDRAFDELPLDVLRLFPADLDQSGGTELASRVEVVETRPDLRVRMGEERVAVGGTPDDAPRAYRGLKQYLGRDLPIPELPARADGSPTTADDLIREGLRHLLDQGDEFITTNPKEFHQGRIDHLVMTYPTIAPPAVRRRLRQLVGAGGDGVDGLGVTLVDTQFDEAVAAALFFIMRDFGGDFAAGVEAFRARCRPLPGSGRAWQQNVMVLDIGGGTSDLALINLKLKDNTPDPVPGQDPRFTGRLYVLTPKLLGSTGHLQLGGDLMTLRLFRWYKAAFADHLLTRWPDRHERVVATLKVPYATGDGAYVPGSLLARDTETDGYPGDLVDLVVPTRWDDLPPTRAREVEQTFWLLWRLAEEAKIQLGAGVAEHRPPPEALEALLTRLRGVEGWKSAAGEEWAPCLDADRFERLMAPVLDEIMDLVVALAENGLQGGELDRIFLSGKSSRMPLIRRALERRLCREAGVRWNSAGIAVEEQYGKLATSIGACWGHHVRRFAHDEGNAQGVLGRGRYVLRIEVDNLRYYLPCDFGATFQLGSAAAPTYALLKVGDQLSPIGPGGTWAIRSRWEKQPKSLRVHRGTGTGWVEWGAFDPDDWISRREPDFGLDLEEWAKQVLFQVEVDADLSLHLHLVRGEPQYEVRGRAQARVDLDSGAGPDGRWTPLEIVVDSRVAGDRPDKGAVVFSMAEDPRVRSEQEAVEAGEARQGAAAGGWFDRLFREDGPAGVRLVRGRMSEPLPPPPHDGWSFYVRRPTQPDRALELVDVVPVPRRDDADRQDPAVRGERRDEGGEQHEGTEYVATLDEHGRLRVHRTPVPYWAADTVAEMWHNEGAVFRVGMNDAAAAHIAERDPFNGRH; encoded by the coding sequence ATGGGACTGCACGCCCACTTCGTCTCCTCGGGCGCGTCCTGCGTCGCCGACTCCTACGGGAACGGGTTCACCCTGCTCGGACCGCTGTCCGCGCTGGAGCTGCCCGCCCTGCGGCTGCTGCCGACACCGGGCGGCGACGTCCTCGTCCGGGGCGTCGAGGTGATCGCCCCGCCCGGTCTGCCCGCGGGCCAGCTGGCCGCCCTGCGCGAGCTGTGGCGGGGAGTGGAGGGGCGTGTCATCACCGAGCCCACCGTGGTGGCCGCCTCCGGCCCCGCCGCCCTGACCCGGCTGCCGGGCGACACCGATCTGGCCCTGCTGCTGATCGTCCACCACCACGGGACCGACACGGCCGCAGGACAGGTGATGAGTACGACCGAGGTCACCACGACCCTCCATCTGGACCGGGCGAGCGCGCCGGTCCCGGGGCCGCCGGGACCGGCGGCGGGGAATGGGGCCTGGTACGACCCGAACCAGTGGACGCCGGCGCGGCCTACCGCTGTGACGCAGACGGCCGCGACGCAGACCGCGGGGACGCACGCCGGCGCCCAGGTGAGCGGGGACGGCACCCCGTTCCAGCGGGTCCCCGACGACGTGCAGCGCCACCGCGGCTTCGCCGCCATCGACTTCGGCACCACCAACTCCACCGTGACCATCCACGACATGCGCCAGCTCGACGTACGCGCCATGTCACGCCACCAGGAGGCGCGGCTGCGCCGGGAACTCGTGGCCCTGCTCTCCGAGCCGTCCGTGCCGGGGGCCGAGCGCGGACAGTGGCGCGAACTGCTCGGCGACGTGGCCCGACAGCTCCTCCCCGAGCGGGGCGGGGACCACGGCGAGCCCGGGCGGGCGCTGGCCGACGCGCTGGAGGGCGGGTACGGCGGTGACGGCTGGCTGCACGCGCTGTACACCGCGCTCGAACTGCGCCTCGCAGCCAGGAGCGACCGGCTGCGCGGCGCCGTGGCCCCGCTGCTGCACGCCTGCTTCGACCGGGCCTTCGACGAGCTGCCGCTGGATGTGCTGCGGCTGTTCCCCGCCGACCTCGACCAGTCCGGCGGCACCGAACTGGCCAGCCGGGTCGAGGTGGTCGAGACCCGGCCCGACTTGCGCGTACGGATGGGCGAGGAACGCGTCGCCGTCGGGGGCACCCCGGACGACGCGCCCCGCGCCTACCGTGGCCTGAAGCAGTACCTGGGCCGTGACCTGCCGATACCCGAGCTGCCGGCCCGCGCCGACGGCAGCCCGACCACCGCCGACGACCTCATCCGGGAGGGACTGCGCCATCTCCTGGACCAGGGCGACGAGTTCATCACCACCAACCCCAAGGAGTTCCACCAGGGCCGTATCGACCACCTCGTCATGACGTACCCGACGATCGCACCGCCCGCCGTACGCCGACGGCTGCGCCAGCTGGTCGGCGCGGGCGGCGACGGTGTGGACGGGCTCGGTGTCACGCTCGTGGACACGCAGTTCGACGAGGCCGTGGCGGCGGCCCTGTTCTTCATCATGCGGGACTTCGGCGGGGACTTCGCGGCGGGCGTCGAGGCGTTCCGGGCCCGCTGTCGCCCACTGCCCGGCAGCGGCCGGGCCTGGCAGCAGAACGTCATGGTCCTCGACATCGGCGGCGGCACCAGCGACCTCGCCCTGATCAACCTCAAACTCAAGGACAACACCCCCGACCCCGTGCCCGGCCAGGACCCCCGGTTCACCGGACGGCTGTACGTCCTCACCCCCAAGCTGCTCGGCTCCACCGGCCATCTGCAGCTCGGCGGCGATCTGATGACGCTGCGTCTGTTCCGCTGGTACAAGGCCGCGTTCGCCGACCACCTCCTCACCCGGTGGCCCGACCGCCACGAACGGGTCGTCGCCACGCTCAAGGTCCCCTACGCCACCGGCGACGGGGCGTACGTCCCCGGCAGCCTGCTCGCCCGGGACACCGAGACCGACGGCTATCCGGGCGACCTGGTCGACCTCGTCGTACCCACCCGCTGGGACGATCTGCCGCCGACGCGGGCGCGGGAGGTCGAGCAGACGTTCTGGCTGCTGTGGCGGCTCGCCGAGGAGGCGAAGATCCAGCTGGGCGCGGGCGTCGCCGAGCACCGGCCGCCGCCCGAGGCGTTGGAGGCGCTGCTGACCCGGTTGAGGGGAGTCGAAGGGTGGAAAAGCGCGGCCGGCGAGGAGTGGGCGCCGTGTCTGGACGCCGACCGGTTCGAGCGGCTGATGGCCCCGGTACTCGACGAGATCATGGACCTGGTCGTGGCCCTCGCCGAGAACGGGCTGCAGGGCGGTGAGCTCGACCGGATCTTCCTCAGCGGCAAGAGCAGCCGGATGCCGCTGATCCGCCGGGCGTTGGAGCGCCGGCTGTGCCGGGAGGCCGGGGTGCGCTGGAACTCCGCGGGCATCGCCGTCGAGGAGCAGTACGGGAAGCTGGCCACCTCCATCGGGGCCTGCTGGGGCCACCACGTACGCCGGTTCGCGCACGACGAGGGCAATGCGCAGGGTGTCCTCGGCCGCGGCCGCTACGTGCTGCGCATCGAGGTCGACAACCTCCGCTACTACCTGCCCTGCGACTTCGGCGCCACCTTCCAGCTGGGCTCGGCCGCCGCCCCCACCTACGCGCTGCTGAAAGTGGGCGACCAGCTCAGCCCCATCGGCCCAGGCGGCACCTGGGCGATCCGCAGCAGGTGGGAGAAGCAGCCCAAGAGCCTGCGCGTCCACCGGGGCACCGGCACCGGGTGGGTCGAGTGGGGCGCGTTCGACCCCGACGATTGGATCAGCCGCCGGGAACCGGACTTCGGCCTGGACCTGGAGGAGTGGGCGAAGCAGGTCCTCTTCCAGGTCGAGGTCGACGCGGACCTCTCCCTCCACCTCCATCTCGTACGCGGCGAACCGCAGTACGAGGTGCGCGGCCGGGCCCAGGCCCGGGTCGACCTCGACTCCGGGGCCGGGCCGGACGGGCGGTGGACGCCTCTGGAGATCGTCGTGGACTCCAGGGTCGCCGGGGACCGGCCGGACAAGGGGGCGGTGGTGTTCAGCATGGCCGAGGATCCGCGGGTGCGGAGCGAGCAGGAGGCCGTGGAAGCCGGGGAGGCTCGACAGGGCGCCGCGGCCGGTGGGTGGTTCGACCGGCTGTTCCGGGAGGACGGGCCGGCCGGGGTGCGACTGGTGCGGGGGCGGATGAGTGAGCCGTTGCCTCCGCCCCCGCACGACGGGTGGTCCTTCTATGTACGCCGCCCGACACAGCCGGACCGGGCGCTGGAGCTGGTGGACGTCGTCCCCGTGCCCCGCCGCGACGACGCGGACCGGCAGGACCCGGCCGTCCGCGGGGAGCGCCGGGACGAGGGCGGCGAGCAGCACGAGGGGACCGAGTACGTGGCGACGCTGGACGAGCACGGCCGACTGCGGGTGCACCGTACGCCGGTGCCGTACTGGGCGGCGGACACCGTCGCCGAGATGTGGCACAACGAGGGAGCGGTGTTCCGGGTCGGCATGAACGACGCGGCGGCCGCGCACATCGCCGAGCGCGACCCCTTCAACGGCAGGCACTGA
- a CDS encoding CHAT domain-containing protein: MDHNWQPGTSTVPLRAEAVAALHATGGGTEAAVASVGDRRLRLAAHLAGRVWPVLLSARMTLGHTRGMSAAQEESVRYGADAPWTGWDLSEGLREPLKWFDELYELYELYELCDVYEDALAHHLLLAADLRVRAGDREAAEPLARRSVACASRTPASVGSVALFVGDWRLGVPGTAEQCAAVSDPPGSRALSRAAAQYERAEAAYRQAGSERGRAAALLRLAHTQRLAGRRETCQETLHRALESALEAGDGACAALIRVHQEVDAIATGAETDAEAVDAVVHWARTDGSTSWLRGLRQLAVERAEFWSARGDVVKAKRAVSLAQRLVHRPAGESDDTGGMAVASVAGTFRRARHRLAGIVLTDMEQREHTDAIRSLVDRGEPPELQNCLGVIEAAKTYHDQASALRDPDLMAASRAAIEFALDIGTRYLAGGDQVDTALGMLWSDLAAGQAQETLFRSRRARAAGLAEEADRLARQVLREAEDIPDELFRLLVRCAAHTDLRQPAEAVAATAAAEPRLPAIVAASLWLRLGEPERAAPHVPRIGVDGPGPDQPWEVPAIRADLALAGHAYDEAAAHARQGLAAFEEHRRRLARDALRASSADDLIIAGLQHAAVLALLSSGGPDAAAAAFDQAERGRAGFLDAVHALDTATAGPPTARAAVRDWLAAEVRWSAAFEERAAEIRRRADPERTDAPTVTWAADPEQAQAHIGEVEQALDAAESEVRRLAPASLSASPTALHTSVHAASHDSALPNAASVAEALPEDALLLTYHVFDDILVGWAMTREALVHERFTRRPHTTVAAARRFRDWCALADAHGDDHGGAAAGRDLADDLLRPFAAALRDHRRVIVVPPAALALLPFHALPWNGDVLGAGHDVSYLPAASLLTRRHRQPPERPWTELDALLVGAPASDPRHGLRELPGTAAEVVEAARLLPRGRALTGATATRDEVLRAARGCGVLHLATHGLVDELAPNRSRLPLAGDDVLGLADLLAVAHDPQLLVLSGCDTGRGTATAGGDVLGLTRAALITGARHAVVSLWPVGDATGCLVLAHTYRHLTAEPLPTAPVVSLGAALARAQREVRDMSGAERYEEFRELTRRAEVHPGPASRARSRAGNPWDSRDSRDSRDFRDSRDFRDSAPLRRREADHRHPYHWAPFIHVGV, translated from the coding sequence ATGGACCACAACTGGCAGCCCGGCACCTCGACCGTGCCGCTGCGGGCCGAGGCGGTCGCGGCACTGCACGCCACCGGTGGAGGCACCGAGGCGGCCGTCGCCTCTGTCGGCGACCGGCGGCTCCGGCTCGCCGCGCATCTCGCCGGGCGGGTCTGGCCCGTACTCCTCTCCGCCCGGATGACGCTCGGCCACACCAGGGGCATGAGCGCCGCTCAGGAGGAGTCCGTCCGGTACGGGGCCGACGCGCCCTGGACCGGGTGGGACCTGTCGGAGGGGCTGCGGGAGCCGCTCAAGTGGTTCGACGAGTTGTATGAGTTGTACGAATTGTACGAGTTGTGCGACGTGTACGAGGACGCCCTCGCCCATCACCTGCTGCTGGCCGCCGATCTCCGCGTCCGGGCGGGCGACCGGGAGGCGGCCGAGCCCCTGGCCCGGCGGAGCGTGGCGTGCGCCTCGCGGACTCCGGCGTCGGTCGGAAGCGTCGCGTTGTTTGTCGGGGACTGGCGGCTGGGCGTCCCCGGTACGGCGGAGCAGTGCGCGGCGGTGTCGGATCCACCCGGCTCGCGCGCCCTGTCCAGGGCCGCCGCGCAGTACGAGCGTGCCGAAGCCGCGTACCGGCAGGCCGGTTCGGAGCGGGGCCGGGCGGCGGCGCTGCTGCGTCTCGCCCACACCCAACGGCTCGCGGGGCGGCGGGAGACCTGCCAGGAGACCCTTCACCGGGCCCTGGAGTCGGCGCTCGAGGCCGGCGACGGAGCGTGTGCCGCGCTCATCCGCGTACATCAGGAGGTCGACGCGATCGCCACCGGTGCGGAGACCGACGCGGAGGCCGTGGACGCCGTCGTGCACTGGGCACGGACGGACGGCAGTACCTCGTGGCTGCGGGGGTTACGACAACTCGCTGTGGAACGTGCCGAGTTCTGGAGCGCGCGGGGGGATGTAGTCAAGGCCAAGCGAGCGGTTTCGCTGGCCCAGCGGCTGGTCCACCGGCCGGCCGGGGAATCCGACGACACCGGGGGCATGGCGGTTGCGTCGGTGGCGGGCACGTTCCGGCGGGCGCGGCACCGGCTTGCCGGGATCGTGCTGACCGACATGGAGCAGCGGGAACACACGGACGCGATCCGGTCTCTCGTCGACCGGGGCGAGCCTCCGGAACTACAGAACTGTCTGGGCGTCATCGAGGCCGCCAAGACCTACCACGACCAGGCGTCGGCGCTGCGCGACCCCGATCTGATGGCCGCCTCGCGCGCCGCGATCGAGTTCGCGCTCGACATCGGGACGCGGTACCTGGCCGGCGGCGATCAGGTGGACACGGCCCTCGGCATGCTCTGGTCCGATCTCGCCGCCGGTCAGGCGCAGGAGACCTTGTTCCGCTCCCGTCGCGCCCGTGCGGCCGGGCTGGCTGAGGAGGCGGATCGCCTCGCCCGGCAGGTCCTGCGGGAGGCCGAGGACATCCCGGACGAACTGTTCCGGCTCCTCGTGCGCTGCGCCGCCCACACGGACCTGCGGCAGCCGGCCGAGGCCGTCGCCGCGACGGCGGCGGCCGAGCCGAGGCTCCCGGCCATCGTCGCCGCCTCGCTGTGGCTGCGGTTGGGGGAGCCCGAGCGGGCCGCGCCGCATGTCCCGCGCATCGGTGTCGACGGCCCCGGACCGGACCAGCCGTGGGAGGTGCCCGCGATCCGGGCCGACCTCGCACTGGCCGGGCATGCCTACGACGAGGCCGCCGCGCATGCCCGGCAGGGGCTCGCCGCGTTCGAGGAGCACCGCCGCAGGCTCGCCCGTGACGCCCTGCGCGCCTCGTCGGCCGACGACTTGATCATCGCCGGGCTCCAGCACGCCGCCGTGCTCGCCCTGCTGTCGTCCGGCGGCCCCGACGCGGCAGCCGCCGCTTTCGACCAGGCCGAACGCGGCCGCGCCGGCTTCCTCGACGCCGTCCACGCCCTCGACACGGCCACCGCCGGGCCGCCGACCGCCCGCGCGGCGGTACGCGACTGGCTTGCCGCCGAGGTCCGCTGGTCGGCCGCGTTCGAGGAACGGGCGGCCGAGATCCGCCGCCGGGCGGACCCGGAACGTACGGACGCGCCGACGGTGACATGGGCGGCCGACCCGGAACAGGCACAGGCGCACATCGGCGAGGTGGAACAGGCCCTGGACGCCGCCGAGTCGGAGGTACGGCGGCTCGCTCCCGCATCGCTGAGCGCCTCGCCCACCGCCTTGCATACTTCCGTGCACGCCGCCTCCCACGACTCCGCACTGCCGAACGCGGCGTCCGTGGCCGAGGCGCTGCCCGAGGACGCCCTTCTGCTCACCTATCACGTCTTCGACGACATCCTCGTCGGCTGGGCGATGACCCGTGAGGCGCTGGTTCACGAGCGGTTCACCCGGCGGCCGCACACCACGGTGGCGGCGGCCCGGCGCTTCCGCGACTGGTGCGCGCTGGCGGACGCCCACGGGGACGACCACGGCGGTGCGGCGGCGGGGCGGGACCTGGCCGACGACCTGCTGCGGCCCTTCGCCGCAGCGCTGCGCGATCACCGGCGGGTGATCGTGGTGCCCCCGGCCGCGTTGGCCCTGCTGCCGTTCCACGCGCTGCCCTGGAACGGTGACGTCCTCGGCGCCGGCCACGACGTGTCGTACCTTCCCGCGGCCTCCCTCCTCACCCGGCGCCACCGGCAGCCGCCGGAGCGGCCCTGGACCGAGCTGGACGCCCTACTGGTCGGCGCTCCCGCGAGCGATCCCCGCCATGGCCTGCGGGAGCTGCCGGGCACCGCCGCCGAAGTCGTCGAAGCCGCCCGGTTGTTGCCCCGGGGGCGGGCGCTCACGGGGGCCACCGCCACCCGCGACGAGGTGCTGAGGGCGGCGCGCGGATGCGGCGTGCTGCATCTCGCCACCCACGGGCTGGTCGACGAACTCGCCCCGAACCGCAGCCGGTTGCCCCTCGCCGGGGACGACGTCCTCGGCCTCGCCGACCTCCTGGCCGTCGCCCACGACCCCCAACTGCTGGTGCTGTCCGGCTGCGACACCGGACGGGGCACCGCCACCGCCGGCGGAGATGTACTGGGCCTGACCCGAGCCGCCCTGATCACCGGCGCCCGGCACGCGGTCGTCTCGCTCTGGCCGGTCGGCGACGCCACCGGCTGCCTCGTCCTGGCCCACACCTACCGGCATCTGACCGCGGAACCCTTGCCCACCGCGCCCGTCGTGTCCCTCGGCGCGGCGCTGGCCAGGGCGCAGCGCGAGGTACGCGACATGTCCGGCGCCGAGCGGTACGAGGAGTTCCGCGAGCTCACGCGGAGGGCCGAGGTCCATCCGGGCCCGGCCTCGCGTGCCCGCAGCCGGGCCGGAAATCCTTGGGACTCCAGGGACTCCAGGGACTCCAGGGACTTCAGGGACTCCAGGGACTTCAGGGACTCCGCACCGCTCCGTCGCCGCGAGGCAGACCACCGGCACCCGTACCACTGGGCGCCCTTCATCCACGTAGGGGTGTGA
- a CDS encoding P-loop NTPase family protein, with amino-acid sequence MGDSVERYVRWTVGMLEALERSEPGGLGGEGGEGDGGDGSGGRDRGDDLELPRKRAEFRVAVARLLGEARGPLSVGVVGEFSAGKSLLIETLLGLPGLLSVSDVATTGNVTSLHVTQLPGDEASSVLDGRAVVYCTAAETSELMAHLHSRLVELARLEEGLGDQWLGELRAATPGPGAGGWEALAAWCRKHGAGVSGTKMRSVAEEVGLVQAAYERGAPLLGRRYELSDAQAKRAMSLPGVRLGEKGGGRAGPDTGADSEAYGQAVGGPGQRIPDDVLAACVPLIRRVELRVRVPRRVWDLRDIGALTLLDFPGLNSPQSGERDRFLSRRELRDIHTVLVLMNAQRGPVSSEQDFFDMLREPTADGRERRSDEVLRESLLVAGGRFDQMPVEPEVLSELLGSAPEPLTERRLRGLPGTAVLDEVVEAAQRLLPPGQRKQLVLVSAMAGLAALHRSGAVELDESTRARLRPGTEADRLTRITELWGKIADRLAEDQPGAPLSRVLREFAKDGGLGLLREQLVRHAAEHGGAIRRDAVRRRAGAVDRMRLALIAAERAAHPEAEYPPAFREMRQALDDTRRLLTDLRDTLVLGLGPGTVQADDALRRRVADEAATLVAGWPEWKELFAAVDRDKQLVTVGQGWSDEDRAFTDSVWAAAAEIGLDLDMGAGPDVPADGPPPGVSGDPEELVPRFRAGHAALLKLVHDRVRVGYEERLADHVDTMDELRDRWRQLIAAERERGPMTPTRTQRMLELFATTRAEEWRDRLRRADSPQTDPAAVDAAFPLRRDRCLPWHSEQPPGRDPLERHVVHAVRMRRELVTALLQLVHGQLAKEQLALAATAESVIAARERTVTAHDTLDLLLSDSAAKEGDHAGAPLDLAARLEATPPPTRTR; translated from the coding sequence GTGGGCGACAGTGTGGAGCGGTACGTTCGGTGGACCGTCGGCATGCTGGAGGCGCTGGAGCGGTCCGAGCCGGGCGGCCTCGGCGGCGAGGGCGGCGAGGGCGATGGGGGCGATGGGAGCGGTGGGAGAGATCGGGGCGATGATCTCGAACTGCCGCGGAAGCGGGCCGAGTTCAGGGTCGCCGTCGCCCGGCTGCTCGGGGAGGCGCGGGGGCCGCTCTCGGTGGGGGTGGTCGGGGAGTTCAGCGCGGGCAAGTCACTGCTGATCGAGACGCTGCTGGGGCTGCCCGGTCTGCTGTCGGTGAGCGATGTGGCGACCACCGGGAACGTCACCTCCCTCCACGTCACCCAACTGCCCGGCGACGAGGCATCCTCGGTGCTCGACGGGCGCGCCGTCGTCTACTGCACGGCCGCCGAGACGAGCGAACTCATGGCCCATCTCCACAGCAGGCTGGTCGAGTTGGCGCGACTCGAGGAAGGGCTGGGTGACCAGTGGCTGGGCGAGTTGCGCGCCGCCACCCCGGGGCCGGGCGCCGGCGGCTGGGAGGCGCTCGCCGCCTGGTGCCGGAAGCACGGCGCAGGTGTCAGCGGGACCAAGATGCGGTCCGTCGCCGAGGAAGTCGGGCTGGTGCAGGCGGCGTACGAGCGCGGGGCGCCACTGCTCGGCCGCCGGTACGAGCTGTCGGACGCGCAGGCCAAGCGGGCCATGTCCCTGCCGGGCGTGCGGTTGGGGGAGAAGGGCGGCGGCCGGGCCGGGCCGGATACGGGGGCGGACTCCGAGGCGTACGGGCAGGCCGTCGGCGGGCCCGGGCAGCGGATACCCGACGATGTGCTCGCCGCCTGTGTGCCGCTGATCCGGCGGGTCGAGCTGAGGGTGCGGGTGCCGCGCCGGGTCTGGGACCTGCGCGACATCGGAGCGCTCACCCTGCTGGACTTCCCCGGGCTCAACAGCCCGCAGTCCGGGGAACGGGACCGGTTCCTCAGCCGCCGGGAGCTGCGGGACATCCACACCGTCCTCGTCCTGATGAACGCGCAGCGCGGGCCCGTCTCCAGTGAGCAGGACTTCTTCGACATGCTGCGCGAACCCACCGCCGACGGGCGGGAACGCCGATCGGACGAGGTGCTCAGGGAGAGCCTGCTCGTCGCGGGCGGTCGCTTCGACCAGATGCCCGTGGAACCCGAGGTGCTCAGCGAACTGCTGGGCAGCGCCCCCGAGCCGCTCACCGAGCGGCGGCTGCGCGGGCTGCCCGGCACGGCCGTACTGGACGAGGTCGTCGAGGCCGCCCAGCGGCTGCTGCCGCCCGGGCAGCGCAAACAGCTCGTACTGGTGTCGGCCATGGCCGGACTGGCCGCGCTGCACCGCTCGGGCGCCGTGGAACTCGACGAGTCGACGCGGGCCCGGCTGCGGCCCGGCACCGAGGCCGACCGGCTGACGCGGATCACCGAGCTCTGGGGCAAGATCGCCGACCGGCTGGCGGAGGACCAGCCGGGGGCACCGCTCAGCAGGGTGCTGCGGGAGTTCGCCAAGGACGGCGGGCTCGGCCTGCTGCGCGAGCAGTTGGTGCGGCATGCCGCGGAGCACGGCGGCGCCATCCGGCGGGACGCCGTACGGCGCCGGGCCGGGGCGGTGGACCGGATGCGGCTGGCCCTCATCGCAGCCGAGCGGGCCGCGCACCCGGAGGCCGAGTACCCGCCCGCCTTCCGGGAGATGCGGCAGGCCCTGGACGACACCCGGCGGCTGCTCACCGACCTCCGCGACACCCTGGTCCTCGGGCTGGGACCGGGCACCGTCCAGGCCGACGACGCCCTGCGACGGCGCGTCGCCGACGAGGCCGCGACCCTGGTCGCGGGCTGGCCGGAGTGGAAGGAGCTGTTCGCGGCGGTCGACCGGGACAAGCAGCTCGTCACGGTGGGGCAGGGCTGGAGCGACGAGGACCGGGCGTTCACCGACAGCGTGTGGGCGGCCGCGGCGGAGATCGGGCTCGACCTCGACATGGGCGCCGGGCCCGACGTACCCGCCGACGGGCCGCCCCCCGGCGTCTCGGGCGACCCCGAGGAACTGGTGCCGAGGTTCCGCGCCGGACACGCCGCCCTGCTCAAGCTCGTCCACGACCGGGTCCGGGTCGGCTACGAGGAGCGGCTCGCGGACCACGTCGACACCATGGACGAACTCCGCGACCGCTGGCGGCAGTTGATCGCCGCCGAGCGGGAACGCGGCCCCATGACCCCGACCCGTACCCAGCGGATGCTCGAACTGTTCGCCACCACCCGGGCTGAGGAGTGGCGCGACCGGTTGCGCAGGGCCGACTCCCCGCAGACCGACCCCGCCGCCGTGGACGCCGCGTTCCCGCTCCGCCGGGACCGCTGTCTGCCCTGGCACTCCGAGCAGCCCCCGGGCCGCGACCCGCTGGAGCGGCACGTCGTGCACGCCGTGCGGATGCGGCGCGAACTGGTCACCGCCCTGCTCCAGCTGGTCCACGGCCAGTTGGCGAAGGAGCAGCTCGCCCTCGCCGCGACGGCCGAGTCCGTCATCGCCGCCCGGGAACGCACCGTCACCGCGCACGACACCCTCGACCTGCTTCTCTCCGACAGCGCGGCGAAGGAGGGGGACCACGCGGGCGCTCCGCTCGACCTGGCCGCGCGGCTGGAGGCCACGCCCCCGCCCACGAGGACCCGCTGA